One Bosea sp. 685 DNA segment encodes these proteins:
- a CDS encoding DUF934 domain-containing protein — MPLLDRNGTKVDAWTRSEGSGIDNLSQALVPWEALTEALQHKTRDQRIGVVIPNNIRIAELKLVLRQLSLIAVSFPAYSDGRGFSLAKLIRNHGFTGTLRASGPLIADQFAYALACGFDEIELPEASAARQPVEQWLKAVGQISHGYQRGYGDSHNILDQRRTARAAGRLAAS, encoded by the coding sequence ATGCCGTTGCTTGATCGGAACGGCACCAAGGTCGACGCCTGGACGCGCAGCGAAGGCTCAGGGATCGACAATCTCTCGCAGGCGCTGGTGCCCTGGGAGGCGCTGACCGAGGCTCTGCAACACAAGACGCGCGACCAGCGCATCGGCGTCGTGATCCCCAACAACATCCGCATCGCCGAGCTCAAGCTGGTGCTGCGCCAGCTCTCGCTGATCGCGGTCAGCTTCCCCGCCTATTCGGACGGGCGCGGCTTCAGCCTCGCCAAGCTGATCCGCAATCATGGCTTCACCGGAACCTTGCGTGCGAGCGGCCCGCTGATCGCCGACCAGTTCGCCTATGCGCTGGCTTGCGGCTTCGACGAAATCGAACTGCCCGAGGCCAGCGCGGCGCGTCAGCCGGTCGAGCAATGGCTCAAGGCCGTGGGCCAGATCAGCCATGGCTATCAGCGCGGCTATGGCGACAGCCACAACATTCTCGACCAGCGCCGCACGGCCCGCGCCGCCGGCCGCCTCGCCGCGTCTTAA